A stretch of the Pseudalkalibacillus hwajinpoensis genome encodes the following:
- a CDS encoding PBP1A family penicillin-binding protein: MGKNINEEQHTGKQEGRKKGKRFARNVLLIGAFLMVFVLTFGGYQTYAYINEAPKLEENKLSLPQSSTLYDAKGNKITDIVGEEHRNIVSFDEIPEHVVNAFIAVEDVRYWEHNGVDLKRIGGAVVANIQDGFGAEGASTITQQVVKNMLLEPDKTVKRKVQEAYLAMELEKQYSKEEILEMYLNKIYFGQGAYGIATAANTYFDKSLEELSTEEAALLAGLPQRPSGYDPYKHPDIASDRRATVLSLMEQHGFISEQERKEAASVPVQESIVEQQSQSTTNDAFIDQVIDDLEKAGIPENALYSGGLEIYTTLDQNAQQIVDEALTTNKVVEYPDEQFRTGVSLIETQSGAIKAIGGNRQTGENDVQKGFNYATQLERSPGSTIKPILDYAPGIEKLKWSTNQQFIDEELELNGKEFSNWNDEFQGSVSIREALQWSYNIPAIKAFMEVGGEEAQAFAKKLGISIDETYPAYAIGGFAGGISPLQLSGAYAAFGSGGTFHEPYSVEKVVYPNGKEQQLSSKSEKAMSEGTAYMITDMLRTVVEEGTGMQAKVKGLDVAGKTGTTSLDDGINGDGVSDAWFSGYTTNYTASIWTGYDKTTQNSFIHKEDDDIAKLLFRHIMSEVSKDKETNSFKKPDSVEEIEIDKTTGLRANKATPSSDIIKELYFKGEEPKKAPLPKPKKKTSSNEQDEKNDTSTESTKKDSNNPNDKKKSEDKVEKQQKNESVKEEPKAKPEEKKEPKEPKEPQEPENSEAQEEPSDQSEEKEEPVTDDSSNAGSDSSEDGEDDANANSGNEENTNNDGSNEGNPSNTGDAEEGGNQEGSNNDPPADGNDEGTSEETNENSANDSENSEVSDSEENTGDSSDSSDQGGSQTSEEEETTSANANQSKEKETTEK; the protein is encoded by the coding sequence ATGGGGAAAAATATCAATGAAGAACAACATACAGGTAAGCAAGAAGGTCGAAAAAAAGGGAAACGTTTTGCTAGGAATGTCCTTTTAATAGGTGCTTTCTTGATGGTTTTTGTATTAACGTTTGGGGGTTATCAAACTTACGCTTATATTAATGAAGCACCAAAGCTTGAAGAAAATAAACTAAGTTTACCGCAATCATCTACGTTATATGATGCAAAAGGAAATAAAATCACAGACATTGTAGGAGAAGAGCATCGAAATATCGTTTCATTTGATGAAATCCCTGAACATGTTGTAAATGCCTTCATTGCAGTTGAGGATGTAAGATACTGGGAACATAATGGAGTGGATTTAAAAAGAATCGGCGGAGCTGTCGTGGCCAATATTCAAGATGGGTTTGGAGCAGAAGGTGCGAGTACGATTACGCAACAAGTTGTTAAGAACATGCTTCTAGAGCCTGATAAGACAGTGAAACGCAAAGTTCAGGAAGCTTACCTTGCGATGGAATTAGAAAAACAGTATTCCAAAGAAGAGATTCTTGAGATGTATTTAAATAAAATCTATTTTGGACAAGGGGCGTATGGAATCGCAACAGCTGCTAACACCTACTTCGATAAATCACTAGAAGAGTTATCAACAGAGGAAGCGGCATTATTAGCAGGTTTGCCTCAGCGTCCATCAGGATACGATCCATACAAACATCCAGACATCGCAAGTGATAGAAGAGCAACTGTCCTAAGTTTAATGGAGCAGCATGGATTTATCTCTGAACAAGAACGTAAAGAAGCAGCTTCTGTTCCTGTGCAAGAGTCAATTGTGGAACAGCAAAGTCAGTCTACAACCAACGATGCTTTTATCGATCAGGTTATTGATGATCTTGAGAAAGCCGGCATTCCTGAAAACGCACTTTATTCAGGAGGATTAGAAATTTATACGACGCTCGATCAGAATGCGCAGCAGATTGTAGATGAAGCACTTACTACAAATAAAGTTGTTGAATACCCAGATGAGCAGTTTAGAACAGGGGTTTCCCTCATTGAAACTCAGTCCGGTGCGATTAAGGCTATTGGCGGAAATCGTCAAACGGGCGAAAATGATGTTCAAAAAGGATTTAATTATGCTACTCAATTAGAACGTTCACCAGGCTCAACGATCAAACCAATTCTTGATTACGCTCCTGGAATTGAAAAGCTGAAATGGTCAACTAATCAACAGTTTATTGATGAAGAGCTTGAGTTAAACGGAAAAGAATTTAGTAACTGGAACGACGAGTTTCAGGGCAGTGTTTCGATACGAGAAGCACTTCAGTGGTCTTATAATATTCCTGCTATTAAAGCATTTATGGAAGTAGGGGGAGAAGAAGCTCAGGCATTTGCGAAAAAACTAGGTATCTCAATTGATGAAACGTATCCTGCCTACGCTATCGGTGGTTTTGCTGGAGGAATTTCTCCTCTACAACTATCAGGCGCATATGCTGCATTTGGTTCAGGCGGAACTTTCCATGAGCCTTATAGTGTTGAAAAAGTAGTTTACCCGAATGGTAAGGAGCAACAGCTATCCTCTAAATCTGAAAAAGCGATGAGCGAAGGAACTGCCTACATGATTACAGACATGCTCCGAACAGTCGTTGAAGAAGGAACTGGCATGCAGGCGAAGGTTAAAGGGTTGGACGTAGCTGGTAAGACAGGCACGACAAGTCTTGATGATGGTATTAACGGTGATGGTGTATCAGACGCCTGGTTTTCTGGATATACGACGAACTATACTGCTTCCATTTGGACTGGATATGATAAAACGACTCAGAATTCCTTCATTCATAAAGAAGACGATGATATTGCGAAATTGCTTTTCCGTCACATCATGAGTGAAGTATCGAAGGATAAAGAAACAAACTCGTTTAAAAAGCCGGATTCAGTTGAAGAGATTGAAATTGATAAGACAACAGGATTACGTGCAAATAAGGCAACGCCTTCGTCTGATATAATAAAAGAGCTTTATTTTAAAGGAGAAGAGCCGAAAAAAGCACCACTTCCAAAACCGAAAAAGAAAACTTCATCAAATGAACAAGATGAGAAAAACGATACATCTACAGAATCTACAAAGAAGGATTCCAATAATCCTAATGATAAAAAGAAGTCAGAGGATAAAGTAGAGAAACAGCAGAAGAATGAGTCCGTAAAAGAGGAACCAAAGGCTAAGCCGGAAGAAAAGAAAGAGCCAAAAGAGCCAAAAGAGCCTCAAGAACCGGAAAATTCAGAAGCACAAGAAGAACCTTCTGATCAGTCTGAAGAGAAGGAAGAGCCTGTGACAGACGACTCTTCTAATGCTGGAAGTGACAGTTCAGAAGACGGCGAAGATGATGCTAATGCTAACTCTGGTAATGAAGAGAATACCAATAATGATGGCAGTAATGAAGGAAACCCAAGTAATACGGGTGACGCAGAAGAGGGGGGGAATCAAGAGGGTTCAAATAATGACCCTCCCGCTGATGGAAATGATGAGGGCACGAGTGAAGAAACAAATGAAAACTCTGCAAATGATAGTGAAAATAGCGAGGTAAGTGATTCAGAAGAAAACACTGGTGACTCATCAGACTCTTCTGATCAAGGTGGAAGTCAAACTTCTGAAGAGGAAGAAACTACATCAGCTAATGCCAATCAATCCAAGGAAAAAGAGACCACAGAAAAGTAG
- the adhP gene encoding alcohol dehydrogenase AdhP, whose protein sequence is MKAAIVHAFKEPLSVKEVDKPVIGHGEILVRIKACGVCHTDLHAAHGDWPVKPKLPLIPGHEGAGIIEEVGEGVTHLKIGDRVGVPWLYSACGHCEYCLTGRETLCKEQQNAGYSVDGGYAQYCKADADYAVKIPDRLSFEEVAPIFCAGVTTYKALKVTEAKPGEWVAIYGIGGLGHVAVQYAKAMGLHVIAVDTHSEKLTLAKELGADLTVNPVEENSSEFIQREVGGAHASVCTAVSKPAFSEAYAAVRRGGSVVAVGLPPEEMPIPIFDTVLNGIKVIGSIVGTRKDLMEALQFAAEGKVKTIIETRPLEEINEVFESLENGDINGRVVITFD, encoded by the coding sequence ATGAAAGCAGCAATTGTACATGCCTTTAAAGAGCCACTTTCAGTAAAGGAAGTAGATAAGCCTGTTATTGGACATGGAGAAATATTAGTACGCATCAAAGCATGTGGTGTATGTCATACCGATTTACATGCTGCACATGGTGATTGGCCCGTTAAACCAAAACTTCCGCTGATACCAGGTCACGAAGGAGCTGGAATTATTGAGGAAGTAGGGGAAGGCGTCACACACTTGAAGATAGGAGATCGAGTGGGTGTCCCATGGCTCTATTCCGCGTGTGGTCACTGTGAATACTGCCTAACGGGACGTGAAACACTTTGTAAGGAACAGCAGAATGCGGGCTATTCTGTTGATGGTGGATATGCTCAATATTGTAAAGCCGATGCAGATTATGCTGTGAAAATTCCAGATCGTCTTAGTTTTGAAGAAGTAGCTCCTATTTTCTGCGCAGGCGTCACCACTTACAAAGCTTTAAAAGTAACTGAGGCTAAGCCTGGTGAGTGGGTGGCCATTTATGGAATCGGAGGGTTAGGGCATGTCGCCGTTCAATATGCGAAAGCAATGGGGCTTCACGTCATAGCGGTTGATACGCACAGTGAAAAATTAACACTTGCAAAAGAACTTGGTGCAGATCTTACTGTTAATCCAGTTGAAGAGAATTCTTCTGAATTTATCCAAAGAGAGGTTGGTGGAGCGCACGCTTCTGTTTGTACAGCTGTTTCGAAGCCTGCTTTTAGTGAAGCTTATGCAGCAGTTAGACGAGGAGGCTCTGTAGTAGCCGTAGGATTACCACCTGAAGAAATGCCGATACCGATTTTCGATACTGTATTAAATGGTATTAAGGTCATTGGATCAATCGTGGGCACGCGTAAAGATTTAATGGAAGCTTTGCAATTTGCAGCTGAAGGCAAGGTGAAAACAATTATTGAGACTCGCCCATTAGAAGAGATTAACGAAGTTTTTGAAAGTCTAGAAAATGGCGATATTAATGGAAGAGTTGTTATCACGTTCGACTGA
- a CDS encoding spore germination protein GerPB gives MNFFVNQNIVIHQLRVEGISNSSVLQIGSAGIIKPLSNLYNTGGYTEPAPELSTAQTSELTPFVPLAPPT, from the coding sequence GTGAATTTCTTTGTGAACCAAAACATCGTTATTCATCAGCTTAGAGTCGAAGGAATTTCGAATTCCTCAGTCCTTCAAATTGGGAGCGCTGGTATTATTAAACCACTTTCAAATCTTTATAATACGGGTGGATACACTGAACCTGCTCCTGAACTTTCTACAGCACAAACTTCTGAATTAACACCATTTGTGCCTCTTGCTCCTCCAACATAA
- a CDS encoding spore germination protein — translation MPSIVGPVKINSAGGVVNFGDSFNTTPKSTSKTYAGSGAFNTGDFHVVNNGFSLTNSLDPDVADENITANN, via the coding sequence ATGCCTTCAATCGTAGGACCAGTTAAGATAAATAGCGCGGGTGGAGTAGTGAACTTCGGGGATAGTTTTAACACAACACCAAAATCAACTTCCAAAACATACGCTGGTTCAGGTGCATTTAATACAGGCGATTTTCATGTCGTAAACAACGGATTTAGTTTAACGAATTCACTAGACCCGGATGTTGCGGATGAAAACATTACCGCAAACAATTAG
- a CDS encoding spore germination protein GerPE, translated as MNSRSSLVNWILVSSVDSSAVVQIGDSNQVTPETKIYALQRELPIFNGNEVEDLTEYPMFSQPLPLPLLTEKIEQCTIHENPIIKVGSIRVIGIAASSVLQVGSTRQIKTEARVKHNREYLSNPYDDEE; from the coding sequence ATGAATAGTCGATCCTCCCTCGTCAATTGGATCCTTGTTTCGTCAGTCGATAGTTCCGCAGTTGTGCAAATTGGTGACAGCAATCAAGTGACTCCCGAGACAAAAATTTATGCTTTACAGCGTGAACTTCCGATTTTTAATGGGAATGAAGTAGAAGATTTAACAGAATATCCGATGTTTTCCCAACCACTACCTCTCCCCCTTCTAACTGAGAAAATCGAGCAATGCACGATTCACGAAAACCCCATTATTAAAGTTGGGAGCATTCGCGTCATCGGGATCGCTGCTTCCTCCGTTTTACAAGTTGGATCTACGAGACAGATTAAGACGGAGGCAAGGGTAAAACACAATCGCGAATATTTGTCTAATCCTTACGATGATGAAGAATAA
- a CDS encoding spore gernimation protein GerPD, with protein sequence MKYTVINRGLSVGHINITAVASSSVFLVGDTESIVCSSIFDTPPESLIISAPFVPLASS encoded by the coding sequence ATGAAGTATACCGTCATAAACCGAGGACTTTCAGTAGGGCATATTAATATTACAGCTGTAGCAAGCTCTTCTGTATTTCTTGTGGGCGACACAGAATCAATCGTCTGCTCATCTATTTTCGACACACCACCGGAATCGTTAATTATCTCAGCTCCATTTGTTCCATTAGCGTCATCATAA
- the gerPC gene encoding spore germination protein GerPC, giving the protein MYPTDNFYAILQRMQQNIEQQNNRIKMLEDMVDDLRNSCHELSKAPKTNIEKIEYKFDQLKIERLDGTLNIGLTPNGGADVLDDFTVNGGNGMNPSNIPPEAIQSIQQNIHSYMKNGAIQHLGELEKKYQYPLDDPYRHFILNDIQKQLDQRINYYVNQQSNRSPESSTEQLVEEVTNKLKRDITNGMEAFLKNLPGRTNSK; this is encoded by the coding sequence ATGTATCCAACCGATAATTTCTATGCGATCTTGCAACGGATGCAACAAAACATTGAACAACAAAACAATCGAATCAAAATGCTTGAAGATATGGTGGATGATTTAAGAAATAGCTGCCATGAGTTATCGAAAGCTCCTAAAACCAACATTGAGAAAATCGAATATAAATTTGACCAATTAAAAATTGAAAGGCTTGATGGAACGTTAAATATTGGCTTAACTCCAAATGGAGGAGCTGATGTTCTGGATGACTTTACAGTAAACGGGGGAAATGGAATGAATCCGAGTAACATACCTCCGGAAGCCATACAATCCATTCAGCAAAACATTCACTCCTATATGAAAAATGGGGCCATTCAACATCTAGGGGAGTTAGAGAAAAAATATCAGTATCCTCTTGATGATCCTTACCGTCACTTCATCTTAAATGATATTCAAAAGCAGCTAGATCAGCGTATCAACTATTATGTTAATCAACAATCCAATCGATCGCCTGAGTCAAGCACAGAGCAACTAGTTGAAGAAGTAACAAACAAATTAAAGCGAGACATTACAAATGGAATGGAAGCTTTTCTAAAAAACTTACCTGGAAGGACTAATTCCAAATGA
- a CDS encoding spore germination protein: protein MPAIVGAIKVNSIGSSGVFHVGDVFIVSPTSAIRTFAGGGSFNTGDGLNVNSNYSVTTVNDSDIADQNVVANI from the coding sequence ATGCCGGCAATCGTTGGAGCTATTAAAGTCAATTCCATTGGAAGCAGCGGTGTTTTCCACGTCGGCGATGTATTTATTGTGTCTCCCACAAGTGCAATACGCACCTTTGCGGGCGGCGGTTCGTTTAATACAGGCGATGGCTTAAACGTCAATAGTAATTACAGCGTCACTACCGTTAACGATAGTGATATTGCTGACCAAAATGTTGTTGCGAATATTTAG
- a CDS encoding DUF4397 domain-containing protein, with product MKWMLNLLFMLALFVVLSPEGFAAEKSEANVRVIHASPDAPSVDIYVDGQPAFEKVSFKDVTDYAALAPGEKTIQIFASSANGEGKPALEQKLTVESGKTYSVLAIGKLENLALKVLEDQKGSGEKSGLRAVHASPNAPAVDIGVKDGDALIKNLAFTQNSDYQMVDPGTYNLEVRAAGSDKAVLDLPNLPVEAGVNYTAIAIGLLDGDPPLNVILLKDGK from the coding sequence ATGAAATGGATGTTGAATTTACTATTCATGCTAGCGCTTTTTGTCGTGCTTTCCCCTGAGGGTTTTGCAGCGGAGAAAAGTGAAGCCAATGTGCGTGTTATTCATGCTTCACCAGATGCACCGTCTGTCGATATTTATGTAGATGGTCAACCTGCTTTTGAAAAGGTTTCGTTTAAAGATGTGACAGATTATGCTGCTTTAGCACCTGGTGAGAAGACGATTCAAATTTTTGCCTCTTCTGCTAACGGGGAAGGTAAACCGGCCCTTGAACAAAAACTAACAGTGGAATCAGGAAAAACCTATTCCGTACTTGCGATCGGTAAGCTTGAGAACCTTGCCCTTAAAGTATTAGAAGATCAAAAAGGTTCAGGAGAAAAATCGGGATTGAGAGCTGTACATGCTTCACCGAACGCTCCAGCTGTTGATATTGGCGTGAAGGATGGAGATGCTCTTATTAAGAATCTCGCTTTTACCCAAAACTCTGATTATCAAATGGTTGACCCGGGAACATATAACTTAGAAGTTCGTGCTGCAGGATCTGATAAGGCTGTTCTTGATCTTCCTAATCTACCTGTTGAAGCAGGTGTAAACTACACAGCTATTGCTATTGGTTTATTGGATGGAGATCCTCCATTAAATGTTATTCTTCTAAAAGATGGGAAATAA
- a CDS encoding DUF2188 domain-containing protein → MKTIYHVQSGKTGSWEIKKEGAEQATKTFETKAEAYQYGRSLCDENRPSELIIHQENGQIEDHSLYNS, encoded by the coding sequence ATGAAAACCATTTATCATGTACAGAGCGGAAAAACCGGTTCATGGGAGATCAAGAAAGAGGGGGCAGAACAAGCAACCAAAACATTTGAAACAAAAGCAGAAGCGTATCAGTATGGAAGGTCGTTATGTGATGAGAATCGTCCATCTGAATTAATTATTCATCAGGAGAACGGTCAAATCGAAGACCATAGCCTATACAATAGTTAG
- a CDS encoding ribonuclease H-like YkuK family protein, with protein sequence MDFISPTAGKVSVEQLTQLIESYTKEDPKGTYRIVIGTDSQTSRKATQFVTALIIHRVGKGARIFYRKVKHKPIHELRHRIYKETQMSLELMESLKDEGFSTLLETWPIEIHLDVGKQGETRKVIQEVVGWVTSVGYIARIKPDSYGASSVADRYTKSIS encoded by the coding sequence ATGGATTTTATTAGTCCAACAGCTGGAAAAGTATCGGTTGAACAGCTTACACAACTTATTGAAAGCTATACGAAAGAAGATCCTAAAGGAACATATCGCATTGTGATTGGAACAGATTCGCAGACAAGCCGGAAAGCGACACAGTTTGTGACAGCCCTCATTATCCATCGTGTCGGCAAAGGAGCACGCATTTTCTATCGAAAAGTAAAACACAAGCCGATTCATGAGCTCAGGCATCGCATTTATAAAGAAACCCAAATGAGTCTTGAGCTCATGGAATCGTTAAAGGATGAAGGATTTTCAACGCTATTAGAAACCTGGCCGATTGAGATTCATCTCGATGTTGGAAAGCAAGGAGAAACGCGTAAAGTCATACAGGAAGTTGTAGGATGGGTAACTTCTGTTGGCTATATTGCTAGAATCAAGCCTGACTCATATGGGGCGAGCAGTGTTGCAGATCGCTATACAAAATCGATTAGTTAA
- a CDS encoding DUF6612 family protein — protein MKLRMITILSALMLILAACSGTTESGGEVSVDKGIDAEEVFEKSIAAQEEIENFHMKADMTQSIGSGEEEMDVNSVIDADMVMDPIAFHQMIDMTANGETMQMESYFTEEGFFMKQGEQWMKFPDEMTDTLLSLQENQADPAEQMEMLKEYVDEFTLSEEDDTYVMTLKASGEKFQGLMEKTAKEMGSQNQMMEEAMDQMKVNNVEYTYAIDKESYLPVQMDMKMDSEMSMEGETISTIMEMNSTYDQYNEIEEVKVPEEVISQAKEMPGMEQ, from the coding sequence ATGAAGTTAAGAATGATCACGATTCTTAGTGCACTGATGCTTATTCTTGCAGCATGTAGTGGTACAACAGAATCCGGAGGCGAAGTAAGCGTTGATAAGGGTATTGACGCTGAGGAAGTATTCGAGAAATCAATTGCGGCTCAAGAAGAGATTGAGAATTTCCATATGAAAGCGGATATGACGCAAAGTATTGGTTCAGGTGAAGAAGAGATGGATGTCAATAGCGTGATTGACGCTGATATGGTGATGGATCCTATTGCTTTTCATCAAATGATTGATATGACAGCAAATGGTGAAACGATGCAAATGGAATCATACTTTACTGAAGAAGGTTTCTTTATGAAGCAGGGTGAGCAATGGATGAAATTCCCTGATGAAATGACAGATACACTACTTTCTCTTCAGGAAAATCAAGCTGATCCAGCTGAACAAATGGAAATGCTCAAAGAATATGTCGATGAATTCACTTTATCAGAAGAAGATGATACTTACGTGATGACATTGAAAGCTTCGGGTGAGAAATTTCAAGGGTTGATGGAGAAAACAGCTAAAGAAATGGGCTCACAAAATCAAATGATGGAAGAGGCCATGGATCAAATGAAAGTGAACAATGTGGAATACACATACGCGATCGATAAGGAAAGCTATCTTCCTGTACAAATGGACATGAAGATGGACAGTGAAATGAGCATGGAAGGTGAAACAATTTCCACGATTATGGAGATGAACTCCACTTATGACCAGTACAATGAAATTGAAGAAGTGAAGGTTCCTGAGGAAGTTATTTCACAAGCAAAAGAAATGCCAGGTATGGAACAATAA
- the moaA gene encoding GTP 3',8-cyclase MoaA: MSTETLLYDQLKRPLRDLRISVTDRCNFRCRYCMPEETFGPDYEFLPKTSLLQFEEITRLARLFVEMGVEKIRLTGGEPLLRRDLDVLIGMLSQIKGLDDIALTTNASLLKKSALKLKQAGLTRVNVSLDAIHDETFGKMNGRGTKIKPVLEGIQAAADAGLQVKINMVVQKGINDHEIVPMADYFRNSGHIVRFIEYMDVGNSNGWKFDHVMNKKDIIDQIAETFPLKSVDAAYFGEVASRYQYEDGSGEIGVISSVSDSFCSSCTRARLSADGALYTCLFASKGTSLRNPLRNGATDEELRKMLTNLWNGRHDRYSDERTEESVLNRDKIEMSFIGG; the protein is encoded by the coding sequence ATGTCAACTGAAACACTACTATACGATCAACTGAAACGTCCTTTAAGAGATCTTCGTATATCCGTAACGGACCGTTGTAATTTCCGCTGTCGTTACTGTATGCCTGAAGAAACGTTCGGTCCTGATTATGAATTTCTTCCTAAAACGAGCCTTCTCCAATTTGAGGAGATCACGCGTCTCGCTCGGTTATTTGTTGAGATGGGGGTTGAGAAGATTCGTCTGACTGGCGGAGAACCGCTACTTAGAAGGGATCTCGATGTTCTTATTGGTATGCTATCACAAATTAAAGGTCTTGATGATATAGCTTTAACAACGAATGCTTCTTTATTAAAAAAGAGCGCATTAAAATTAAAGCAGGCAGGTCTCACTAGAGTGAATGTTAGTCTCGATGCCATTCATGATGAAACGTTTGGCAAAATGAATGGGAGAGGGACAAAGATAAAACCCGTTTTAGAAGGAATTCAGGCTGCTGCCGATGCAGGTCTTCAAGTGAAAATTAATATGGTCGTTCAAAAGGGAATCAATGATCATGAAATCGTTCCAATGGCAGATTATTTCAGAAATAGCGGTCACATCGTTCGCTTTATTGAGTATATGGATGTAGGAAATTCAAATGGCTGGAAGTTTGATCATGTGATGAATAAGAAAGATATTATTGATCAAATAGCAGAGACTTTTCCTCTTAAATCTGTTGATGCTGCATACTTTGGCGAAGTGGCTAGCCGCTATCAATATGAAGATGGATCTGGTGAAATTGGTGTTATTTCATCTGTCAGTGATTCGTTTTGTTCTAGCTGTACAAGAGCGCGCCTTTCAGCTGATGGAGCTCTTTACACTTGTTTATTTGCTTCGAAAGGAACGAGCTTACGAAATCCGCTTCGTAATGGAGCGACAGATGAAGAATTACGGAAGATGCTAACAAATCTCTGGAATGGTCGACATGATCGCTATTCAGATGAGCGAACAGAGGAAAGTGTTTTAAATAGAGACAAGATTGAAATGTCATTTATAGGTGGATAA
- the fdhD gene encoding formate dehydrogenase accessory sulfurtransferase FdhD has product MEKEFKHTTERKITRYENGEFKEKEDLIALEKPITIRINHTEFATLVCTPDHLEDMVIGFLASEGVIRSYHDVEEMLFNDGQGIVNVKAAVQGSLTSETYTKRVISSCCGKSRHFYLQSDSKTARTIMKAPELTASVCLANMRTLQEQSATFKSTGGVHNAAIFKNGEMVASRTDIGRHNALDKLYGYALRHHLHPSDLSVAFSGRISSEVVIKLSKMGIGVLLSKSAPTELAIQLADDLNITTVGFIRHEGFNVYTKPERILI; this is encoded by the coding sequence ATGGAGAAAGAATTCAAACATACGACTGAACGCAAAATCACACGGTATGAAAATGGGGAATTTAAAGAGAAGGAAGACTTGATTGCACTTGAGAAACCAATCACGATTCGAATTAATCATACTGAATTCGCAACGCTTGTTTGTACACCTGATCATTTAGAAGATATGGTCATTGGATTTCTCGCTTCAGAAGGGGTGATTCGATCTTATCACGATGTTGAAGAAATGCTTTTTAATGATGGGCAAGGGATTGTGAATGTAAAAGCTGCTGTTCAAGGTTCATTAACGTCTGAGACATATACAAAGCGCGTCATTAGCTCATGCTGTGGAAAAAGTAGACATTTTTATTTGCAAAGTGATTCGAAAACGGCTCGTACGATTATGAAGGCACCTGAATTAACCGCCTCCGTTTGTCTTGCTAATATGAGAACGTTGCAAGAGCAGTCAGCTACGTTTAAATCGACTGGTGGTGTTCATAACGCGGCCATATTCAAAAATGGAGAAATGGTGGCTTCACGTACTGACATTGGAAGACATAATGCTCTTGATAAACTATATGGTTACGCACTCCGTCACCATCTTCACCCTTCTGATCTTAGCGTTGCGTTTAGCGGAAGAATTTCATCAGAGGTTGTTATTAAGCTATCCAAGATGGGGATTGGTGTACTGCTCTCCAAATCGGCTCCCACTGAGCTTGCCATTCAATTAGCGGATGATCTTAACATTACAACAGTAGGGTTTATTCGCCATGAAGGCTTCAATGTTTATACAAAACCAGAACGGATTCTGATTTAG